From one Dehalobacter sp. 12DCB1 genomic stretch:
- the dnaJ gene encoding molecular chaperone DnaJ: MKRDYYEVLGVSKSSSVDEIKKAYRKIAKENHPDVKPGDKQAEERFKEATEAYAVLSDPDKKAKYDQYGHAGVDFNGQGFGGFGDFSDFADFGLGDVFEMFFGGGMGGGSRRKGPAKGADLRYDLSITLHEAAFGMKKQIEVPVSVYCTECGGSGAAPGTNPTTCSQCGGTGQIRATQRTPFGQIATTKTCAACGGKGTMISSPCSKCNGKGKVKEVKKIEVNIPAGTEDGLSLRYSGYGEAGERGGPSGDLYVVLLVKKDEFFQRNGNDIYVEIPITFVQAALGDEVDVPTLHGDVKIKIPEGTQTSKVFRVKGMGVPYRRGSGCGDQHVRVIVATPTKLTERQKELLSEFGKITTEGQQLGKKSLWDKVKDNVRDAIS; the protein is encoded by the coding sequence ATGAAACGCGATTACTATGAAGTTCTGGGTGTTAGCAAATCTTCCAGCGTGGATGAAATTAAAAAAGCTTACAGGAAGATAGCCAAGGAAAACCATCCCGATGTCAAACCGGGAGATAAGCAAGCGGAAGAACGCTTTAAGGAAGCTACCGAGGCTTATGCGGTATTGAGCGATCCGGATAAGAAAGCAAAATATGACCAATATGGCCACGCCGGGGTGGACTTTAATGGACAGGGTTTTGGAGGATTTGGCGATTTCTCTGATTTTGCTGATTTCGGCCTTGGAGATGTCTTTGAAATGTTTTTCGGCGGTGGCATGGGCGGAGGCTCCAGAAGAAAAGGCCCGGCGAAAGGCGCCGATTTGAGATATGATCTGTCCATTACGCTGCATGAGGCTGCCTTTGGCATGAAGAAGCAGATTGAAGTTCCGGTCTCAGTATACTGTACCGAGTGCGGAGGAAGCGGCGCGGCTCCCGGCACGAATCCGACCACGTGTTCACAATGCGGCGGTACCGGGCAGATCAGGGCAACTCAGCGTACACCGTTCGGGCAGATCGCTACGACCAAGACTTGTGCTGCTTGTGGCGGAAAAGGGACAATGATCAGCTCTCCGTGCAGCAAATGCAATGGCAAAGGTAAAGTGAAAGAAGTTAAAAAGATTGAAGTCAATATCCCGGCAGGCACGGAGGATGGATTAAGTCTGCGTTACAGCGGTTATGGCGAAGCCGGAGAAAGAGGGGGACCGTCCGGAGACCTGTATGTTGTTTTGCTCGTTAAGAAGGATGAATTCTTCCAGAGAAACGGCAATGATATCTACGTTGAAATCCCGATCACTTTTGTTCAGGCCGCCCTGGGTGATGAAGTTGACGTGCCTACCCTTCATGGAGATGTCAAAATAAAGATACCCGAAGGAACCCAAACATCGAAAGTCTTCAGAGTCAAAGGAATGGGTGTTCCTTATCGGAGAGGCAGCGGGTGCGGTGACCAGCATGTCAGGGTGATCGTAGCAACGCCTACCAAACTTACGGAACGGCAGAAAGAGCTGCTCAGCGAATTTGGGAAAATAACAACCGAAGGCCAGCAACTTGGTAAAAAATCGCTTTGGGACAAGGTGAAGGATAATGTCCGGGATGCTATCAGTTGA